Proteins from one Candidatus Omnitrophota bacterium genomic window:
- a CDS encoding methyltransferase domain-containing protein, with protein sequence MQVDKSSLAESFSRAARTYDSFSRFHVRLVEEVLSELSAEELRTGACVVDLGCGTGALLSEAVRRNAGVFFVGVDIAEGMVRSAQARGKTVCGIWADAECVPLAAGSADAVVSTSCFQWLKNLDDGFGECRRLLKPGGRLMGSLFGKGSLKEFCDLNARLHIPLPLAAQFPSLDKVKEALSRFAWKDLQVDTRTYTEFFESTKDILLWLRELGARRTGLNGSSYKVQKSQYGELLKQYVADYGIPGKGVPVTIEIISFGCQAPFVSETEGRDSSLS encoded by the coding sequence GTGCAGGTAGACAAGAGCAGCTTGGCTGAATCCTTTTCCCGAGCTGCGCGTACATATGATTCCTTTTCCCGCTTCCACGTGCGTCTGGTTGAGGAAGTATTGTCCGAACTCAGTGCGGAAGAGCTCAGGACCGGTGCGTGTGTGGTGGACTTAGGGTGCGGGACAGGCGCCTTGCTTTCCGAGGCAGTGCGGCGGAACGCGGGGGTATTCTTTGTGGGTGTGGATATTGCGGAGGGCATGGTGCGTTCGGCCCAGGCTCGGGGCAAGACGGTTTGTGGTATTTGGGCCGACGCAGAGTGCGTGCCTCTTGCCGCAGGCAGTGCGGATGCCGTGGTCAGCACTTCCTGCTTTCAGTGGCTCAAAAACCTGGACGATGGATTTGGAGAGTGCCGGCGTTTGCTCAAGCCCGGCGGGAGGCTCATGGGCAGCCTTTTTGGCAAGGGCAGTTTGAAGGAGTTCTGTGATCTCAATGCGCGTTTGCATATTCCGTTGCCTTTGGCTGCGCAGTTTCCGTCACTCGACAAAGTGAAGGAAGCTCTCAGCCGCTTTGCGTGGAAGGATCTGCAGGTGGATACCCGGACCTACACCGAGTTTTTTGAATCCACCAAAGATATTTTGCTTTGGCTGCGTGAGCTCGGTGCGCGACGCACCGGTCTCAATGGGTCCTCCTATAAAGTTCAGAAGAGCCAGTATGGCGAGCTCTTGAAGCAGTATGTTGCGGATTATGGCATCCCCGGAAAAGGGGTGCCGGTGACGATAGAAATTATCAGCTTTGGGTGTCAGGCACCATTTGTGAGCGAAACTGAGGGGAGAGACAGCTCTCTGAGCTGA